Sequence from the Deinococcus malanensis genome:
CCGGGGGACGTCGTGGTGGCGGACGAGAACGGGGTCGTGATCGTGCCGGGCCACCTTGCAGCCAGCACCCTCGAACGCGTGCGGGTCCTGCTTGCTGCGGAGCAGCAGGCGTTTGCTCAGGCTGACCGGGGCGCGGCGGCGCCACCGGATGGCACGGAAGGAGAAATGGTTTAACGTGAATGAATTTCAGCAACGGTCGGCCGAAATCAACGATCTGCTCTGTGTCCTCAATCTGCTGACCTGGGACACACGCACCCAGATGCCCCCGGGCGGCAGCCACACCCGGGCGCAGCAGACCGCTACCCTGAGCGGCCTCACTCAGCAGCGCCTCCTCGATCCGGCGTTCGAGCGTGCGGCGCAGGCCGCGCTGAGCGCCGCAGAGTCCGGCAGCGTCTCGGCCCGTGCGGCTCAGCAGGCCATCCATGCGGTCAGTGCCCTGAAACGGGTGCCAGTCGAACTGACCCGCGACCTGGCCCTGACCAAAAGCGCTGCTCAGGACGCCTGGGCGGACGCGCGGGCCCACAGCGACTTCCAGCGGTTCGCGCCGCACCTCACACGCATGGTGGACCTCCAGCGCCGCCTGGCAGACGCGCTCGGGTACGGTGCCCATCCTTACGACGCGCTGCTTAACCTGTACGAGCCTGGCCTCACGACGGAGACACTCTGGGAGTTATTCTCGCCACTGCGCACGCACCACCTGTCCCTGCTGCGCGAAGTCCAGGCGCAGCCCCAGCCGCGTCTGGACTTCCTGGCGCGCGACTACGACATCAGCGCACAACAGGTCCTCGCCCTGGAGCTTGCGCAGGCCATCGGGTACGACCTCCCGCGGGGCCGACTCGACGCGTCCGCGCATCCTTTCGAGATCAGCTTCACCCGCGCGGACGTGCGCATCACCACCCGCTACCGTCCAGACTTCCTGCCCGGCGCGTTGTTCGGGGTGCTGCACGAGGCGGGACATGCCATGTACGAACAGGGCGTTTCTCCCAAACTGAGCCGCAGTGTCCTCACGTCTGACCTGCTGGGACTGTACGCCGTGGGCGGTGCAAGCTACGGTACGCACGAGAGCCAGTCGCGATTATGGGAAAACCGGGTCGGCCGCTCCCGCGCGTTCTGGGACCAACATTACCCGCGGGCGCAGGCCCTTTTTCCCTCACAACTCGCGGACGTGACGGTTGACGAGTTTCACCGCGCCGTGAACCGGGTGCAGCCCAGCCTGATCCGCGTGAACGCCGACGAACTCACCTATGACCTGCACATCATGCTGCGCGTTGATATCGAGTCGGCCCTCATCGCCGGCGACCTCCAGGTGCAGGACCTCCCGGAGATGTGGAATGCCCGCATCGAGTCTGACCTGGGCCTGCAGGTGCCTGACGACGCACGGGGCGTGCTGCAGGACATCCACTGGTCAGCGGGCCTGTTTGGTTCCTTCCCGACGTACACGGTCGGCAACATCATGGCCGCGCAGTTTTTCGAAGCGGCGCACGCTGCGCTCCCCGACCTCGATGCGTCCCTGGCCCAGGGAGAGTACCGCCCGCTCCTCACCTGGCTGACCGAGCAGGTGTACCAGCACGGCCGGACCTTCACCCCTCACGAACTCCTGGAACGCACGACTGGACGCGGCCTGGACGCGACACCCTACCTGACGTACTTGAGCAGCAAATACCGTGACCTTTACGGCCTCACGGTAGAGGAGACAGCATGACACGACGGTCTGATGGTCTGGCAGGGAAGGTCGCGGTCGTCACGGGCGCGAGCAGCGGCATCGGTGCGGCCACCGCCCTCGCGCTGGCGGCGCATGGAGCGAGTGTGGTGCTGGTCGCGCGGCGCGAGGACCGCCTGCAGGACCTCGCGCGTCAGGTCCAGAGCACCGGGGGTCACGCGGAGGTGGCCGTTGCGGATATCGCGGATGAAGCCCAGGCACGTCTCACGGTAGAGCGCGCCGTGAGCGTGTTCGGGCGGGTGGACATCCTGGTAAACAACGCGGGGTTGATGCTGCTCGGCCCGGTTACCGGCGCCGACACGACCGACTGGCGCCGCATGATCGACGTGAACCTGCTGGGGCTGATGTACACCACCCACGCGGCGATTCCTCACATGCGCACGCAGGGCGGTGGGCATATCGTCAATATCTCCTCCGTCTCCGGACGCGGCGCGAGCCCGACCTCTGCGGGGTACAGTGCGTCCAAGTGGGGCGTCGGCGGCTTCAGCGAGGGCCTGCGGCAGGAAGTCCGGCTGGACCGCATCCGCGTGACGGTGATCGAGCCGGGCGTCGTGGCCACCGAACTGACCGATCACATCACCCACCAGGACACCAAGGTCGCCTACGAGGGCCGCATCCAGACCATGATTCCTCTGGAGTCCGAGGACATCGCCGCGGCCGTCGTGTATGCCGTGACTCAACCGGAGCGGGTCAACGTCAACGAGATCCTGATCCGGCCACTCGACCAGGGATGATGCGGCACGCCGATGTTTGCACAAGAAGATCTGCGCGGGTATGGGCGCAGCAGTTGCCTCGACGGTGGTACCTGATGCGCCCATGGCGGCCGGCTCCAAGGCGCACTGTCGCTCAAGGCGGCATAGTGGTGAGTCCCCCGAAGAATACCGTGAGCCCCGGCCCGGCTGAACCTTTCACCATGCCTGCCCGGTCGTGGCCGGGCCTACCGGATGCCTGACTTTGGCGTCCTGTTCGCGTCCATTCCGCAGGTGGCGGCGCGCTACCGTGCCGGCACCCTTTCGCCTGTCGACGTCACCCGCGCGTCTCTCTCACGCATCGAGGAACTGAACCCGGCACTGAATGCCTTCATTACTGTCACGGCGGATCTGGCCCTTGCTCAGGCGGTACACGCTGAAACAGAACTGCGCAGCGGACTGGACCGGGGACCGCTGCACGGGATTCCCGTCGCGCTCAAGGACCTCACGGACACTGCAGGGGTGCGCACCACCTGCGGCTCCCGCGTTCTGGCGGACCATATCCCGGACAAGGACGCGGACGTCACGGTGCGGCTCCGTGAGGCAGGCGCGGTCCTGCTCGGCAAAACGAACCTGCTGGAGTTCGCGTACGGCATCGTGCACCCGGATTACGGGCAGACGAACAATCCGTGGGATGTGACGCGCACGTCCGGAGGCAGCAGTGGCGGATCCGCGGCGGCGGTCGCGGCCGGCCTGTGTTTCGCGGCATTCGGCACAGACACGGGCGGTTCCATCCGCATTCCTGCGGCGTACTGCGGCGTGACTGGATTCAAACCCACCTACGGCCTGGTGCGACTTGACGGTGTGTTTCCCTTGTCCTGGTCGCTGGACCACGGCGGTCCGGTCGCGCGCAGCAGCGGTGACGCCGCCCTGATGCTCGCCGCCCTCACCGGACGACCACACAACGCTGCGCCACGCGACCTGCACGGCGTCCGCCTTGGCGTTCTGGTTGAGCACACCCGGGGCCCGGAAATGCAGCCTGGAGTCGCGGAGGTCTTCGAACGTGCCTGTGACGCCCTGCGCGCAGCCGGGGCAGTCCTGGTTCAGGTTCGCGTCCCGGGACTCGACCTGGTGGAGGCCGCGATGATGCACGTGCTGCAGCCCGAAGCGAGCGCCGTCCATACGGCGTGGCTGCAGCAGTCCCCTGAGAAGTACGCTCCGGACACCCGGACGCAGCTCGAACAGGGTTTCGAAGTCAGCGCGGTGAATCATGTGCGCGCGCAACAGTTCCGCCGCAACCTCGTGCGTGACTTCCTCGCGGCTCTCACTGACGTCGAGGCGGTCCTCACGCCAACGGTCGCCTGGGTCGCGCCCCACGAAGACCCGGTCGTGTCGGGGGACGAAGGTTTTGCCGAAGCGCGCCGCACGGCACCCGCCAACCTCACAGGATTCCCGGCCCTGAGCCTGAACGCAGGGTTCTCGCAGGGCCTGCCGGTTGGTTTACAGATCACGACCAGGCCTGGTGAGGATGCCCGTGCACTCTCACTCGGCGCGAGCGTCGAAGCGCTCCTGAACGCGAACCGGATCCCGCCACTCGGGAGCTCCCCACCATTCAAAAGGACGGCCCCATGACTTCACTTTGCAGTTTCGCCCGACCATCGATCTCTTGTGTGACGGTCCGGCCATGAACGTCCGCTTCGACGGCCAGACCGTCATCGTGACGGGTGCGGCGCATGGTTTCGGCCGGGCAATCAGCCTGGCGTTCGCTGCACGCGGGGCCAACGTCTGGGCCTGTGACGTGAACGATGCCGGGCTCCGGGAAACGGAGGCCCTCTCAGCTGAACGGGAGGCTCCTTTGCAGGTTCGCACGGTCGATGTCTCGAACCGGGAGGCCGTGCAGGCCCTGGTGAAGGAAGCTTCGGGGGGAGAGCGGGTGGACGTTCTCGTGAACAACGCGGGGGGCGTGCTCGGTCAGGTCGGGCGGCCCCTGGAGCAGATCGGCCAGGACGACTGGCACGCGATCTTCCGGGTGAACCTGGACGGCGCGTTCTATTTCAGTCAGGCGGTCGCGCCGCTGATGAAAGCCCGGGGTGCCGGGCGTATTGTCAACATCAGCAGTGGCGCCGGGCTGGGCGTGAGTCTCACGGGCATCCAGGCTTACGCGAGTGCGAAGGCCGCGCAGATCGGCCTGACCCGGCAGCTGGCGCACGAACTCGGCGCGTGGGGCATCACCGTGAACAACGTCGCGCCCGGCTTCGTGCGGAGCAATCCCACCACCGAGCGGCAGTGGGAAAGTTACGGTGAGGAGGGGCAACGCCGCCTGATCGACAACATCGCCATGAAACGCCTCGGCAGTCCCGATGACATCGCGCACGCCGTCCTGTTCTTCGCGTCAGAGTACGCCGGCTGGGTGACCGGGCAGATCCTCAGCGTGGATGGAGGCAAATGATGGATGACGTCTTGACCTACCTGCACGAGCACTACGAGCGCCACCTGGAAGACCTGCGGGCGTTCGTAGGCATACCGAGTGTCAGCACTGAAGAGCAGCGCGCGCCTGACGTGCGCCGAGCAGCCGAATGGGTGGCCGCGCGACTCGGCTCTGCCGGTCTCACTGACGTCCTGGTGCATGAGACGCCAGGACACCCGGTCGTGACCGCGTCATGGACCAACCTTCCCGGTGCACCGACCATCCTCATTTACGGTCATTACGATGTGCAACCGCCCGACCCGCTCGACCGGTGGGACAGCCCGCCGTTCGAGGCCACCGAGCGGGACGGGAAGCTGTTCGCGCGGGGCGTGTCGGATGACAAGGCGCCCATGCTGATCCCCATCCGGGTGATCGAGGCGTTCCTGAAGGTCCACGGGGCACTCCCGGTCAACGTGAAGCTGCTGTTCGAGGGCGAGGAAGAGATCGGCAGCCCGCACCTCGGGGCATTCGTGCGTGGTCACGCCGCACAGCTCCAGGCGGACTTCGTCCTGTCCGCCGATGGGGGCATGTGGCGCGCCGACGTCCCGACCCTGACCGTGAGCGCGCGCGGGTTGACAGCGCTGGAGTTCACCGTGCGTGGCCCGGGGAGGGACCTGCACTCCGGGCGTCATGGAGGTGGGCTCCACAACCCCCTCCACGTCATCGCGAGGATGGTTGCGAGTCTGCACGATCCGGAAGGCCGGGTGAGTGTTGACGGCTTCTACAACGACGTTTCGCCTCTTTCGCCTGACATCCGGGCGGACACGGCGGCCCTGCCCTTCAGTGACGAGACGTACTTGAGGGAAGTCGACGCGCCCGGCACCTTTGGAGAACCGGGCTACAGCACCCTGGAACGCCAGTGGTACCGTCCAACCCTCGAACTCAACGGACTGTGGGGCGGGTACACCGGCCAGGGCGTCAAAACTGTCCTGCCGAGCGAGGCGCACGCGAAAATAACCTGCCGGCTCGTGCCAGGTCAGGATCCGGACCGGGTCCGGGAGCGAATCCAGGACCATCTGCGGCTGCATGCCCCCCCGGGGGTCACGGTCACGTTCAAGGGCGGCGGGCACGGAGCGCCTGCCTACCGGATTCCGCCAGAGCACGTGGGACTGCGGGTCGCGCGTGAGGCCCTCAGAAGCGTGTACGGTCAGGAACCCCTGATGGTGGGCATGGGCGGCTCGATTCCCATCTGTGACACGTTCCGTGAAGCGCTCGGCATGGACACGGTGTTCTTCTCGTTCGCGGTGGGCGACGAGAACATTCATGCCCCCAACGAGTTCTTCCGCCTCACCCGGTTTCAGGAGGGCGCGCAGGCCTGGTCGGCGTACTTCGGGGCGCTTGCCCGCTCGCGTGATTCCGTGGCCACGGCTGGAGGGTGATGGGATGTACGACCTGATCCGGTCCACGCCTCTCGGCACGACCGTGCGCGGAGTGCTCGACGCGCCCCTCGCACCCGAAACCCGCGTGCCCTATACCGTGGTGCGCGGGCTGGAGGACGGGCCAACCCTGTTGGTGACGGCCGGCGTGCATGGTGCGGAGTACGCCAGTATCGACGCGGCCTACCTGCTCGCCCAGACCGACCCGGGGACCCTGCACGGAACGCTGGTGGTTCTGCCCATCGTGAATCCCAGTGCGTTCTGGCAGCGCAGCATCTATGTGAACCCCATTGACAGGCGCAATCTGAACCGCCTGTTTCCCGGGCGGGCGCGCGGAACGTATGCCGAACAGCTGGCCTCATGGCTGCACGAGGAGTTTCTGTCGCATGCAGACGCCTTGATCGACCTGCACGGTGGGGACCTCGTGGAAGCGCTGGAACCTTTCTCGGTCTACGTGCGGGGTCATGAGCCGTCTCGCCAACTGGCACTCGCGGTGGGATTGCCGCACCTGATTGCCAGCGAGAGCCGCGGCATGACGTACGAGGTGAGCCGCACGCATGGTATCCCCGCCCTTATCGCAGAGGCGGGTGGTCAGGGCCTGCGCGGTGCGGCGGACGTGGCCCTGCTGGTGCGGGGAGTTCACAATGGCATGCGTCATCTTGGCATGCTCTCTGGTGACCCTGAGCCGCGTGCCGAAGTCACCGAGCATGATGCGTTTGCCTGGCTGGCCGCACCGGCCGCAGGCTTATGGCACCCGAGCGTGACCGCCGGGGCGCTGGTGTCGAAAGGGCAGGAGCTTGGAACCCTGCGGGGCATGGATGGACAGGACCTGCAAACCTTCTCCGCGCAGGACAGCGGCGTTGTCCTGTTCCTTGTGACGAGTCTCGCCATGAACGTAGGGGACCCGATGCTCGCGATCGGCGTTCCCGCTTCCCGGCCTGCCGAATCACTTCCTGCCGCTGTTGGAGCAGTTCAGGCCGAGAGCTGAACGCGGATGTGAGTCCAGCCGTGGAGTGCGGAGCCTGGTGCTGCACCCGCCGGCAGTCCGGGGCCGTCATGGGAATACGCGTTGGCGGAGCCAGGGGCTGCGCTTGAACTCACCCCAGGAGTGCCGGTCCAGCCGCCGTTGAAAACCCACCTGGACCGTTGGCCTCATCCAACGGGGTCCGGTACGCTCCGCAGGAGTCCGTCATCACTCGCACGACCTGCAGGGCCTGATCTCACGGTCCACACGGCCCACCGTCGTCTCTCCTCTCAAGGCAGGTTCTTATGCATCCTTCCCCTCCCTTCCAGCTTTCTGCGCGCGTGCGGACTCTTAAGCCGTCCTCCACGGTAGGTGTACTCTCACGGGCCCTGGAACTTCAGCGGCAGGGCGTAGACGTGATCACCATGAGTGTGGGCGAGCCAGATTTCGACACACCGCCGCACATCAAGGCCGCCGCCATCGCTGCGATCGAATCCGGCAGGACAAAGTACACCCCTGTGAATGGCCTTCCCGAGCTGCGCGAGGCGATCAGTGCCAAATTTCGTGACGAGAACGGCCTGACGTACGCGCCCGAGGCGGTCACTGTCACGAATGGCGGAAAGCAGGCCCTGTACAACGCTTTTTTCGCCCTGCTCAACCCCGGCGACGAAGTGCTGATTCCCTCACCTTACTGGGTCAGCTACCCAGAAATGGTCGCCCTCACCGGTGCCCTCCCCGTGGCAGTGCCCACCCCGCCACACTCCGGCTTCCTGCTTAACCCGGCCGACCTGGAGGCACGGATAACGCCCCGCACCCGGATGATCGTGCTGAACAGCCCGGGCAACCCCACGGGCGCAGTCTTCCCGCCCGAGGTGCTACGGGCTGTGGCGGATCTCGCCCAACGCCACGGGATCATGATCGTCACTGATGAGATGTACGAGCACCTGGTTTATGACGCCGAACAGGTCAGCATCGGGCGCTGGGCCCCAGAACACACCCTCACGGTCACCGGCGCGAGCAAAGCGTATGCGATGACCGGGTGGCGCATCGGGTACGCGGGAGGCCCCCTGCCCGTTATCGCTGCGATGCACGCCTTGCAATCACAGAGCACTTCGGGTGCCAGCTCGGTGAGCCAGTACGCCGCAATGGCGGCCCTGACCCAGCGGGAGGAGACCGCGGGCTTCATCCTCACCGCCCGTGCGGCCTACCGGGAGCGGCGTGACCGCCTCGTGGCCGGTCTCAATGCACTCGGCTTGCGCACCCCCACGCCGCAAGGGGCCTTTTATGTTCTGGCCGACACGACTCCGCTGCACCCCGACGAAGGAGAAGCTGCGCGCCTTCTCCTGGACGAGGCACGGGTGGCGGTCGTCCCGGGTACGGATTTCCAGGCTCCCGGTCAGGTGCGGCTGAGTTTTGCCACGAGTCTGGAGACCATTGAGGAAGCGCTGCAGCGTATCGCACAACTGCTAGGTGAGCAGCCGTAGGGATACCTCGACAAGAAGGTCCATCGCCATCAAAAACATAGTTCTCTCCTTGGATTTCCTGAACAAGGTGTTCAAGAAATACTCCTCAGGACCTCTCGACTGGCAGGCGCTCACCGTCAATGTGACTGGAAAAGCCGGGGCCTCCATCCTTCAGATCTTGGAGTCCGTCCGGGGTCAGCTGCCACACGCCACTGCGACGTGCGCGCCCACGTAAGCCGGGAAGCGAGAGGGGTCTGCTCCGTGGTGCCGTGAGGCTCCCGCACGACCTCCGCGCTGAGGCTAGGATGCTCAATCACTCGCTGTTCTATTTCGTTGTTGCTTGCCTTTCCGCCGAGGTCCTGGAGGGCGTGGACTGTGAGCTCCAGAAGTTCGTCATAGGTCGGCATAGGCATCGGCGTCATCGTACTGAACGGCAAGGACCTCCGACCGGAGCAGCACCGCATGAGACGCCCCACGTACGGGCCAGTTGCAGGACGGCTTCGAGAATCGTTGGTTGGGAAACCTGAGGAACGTTCCTGCCCCGGAAATGAAGGAAAACTTGAACCCGTACGAGACGGGGCGCACGGCAATCATGCTTGCCTGCCCCTGACATGCCACCCACAATAAACAGATACGCGCGATCGGCACCCCACGGTTTCGACCGCGCCTCCCCTATACTTCCGCATCCACTCTCCAGGAGACAGCCCTTGAGCAGCCACCAATCCGCCCGTTTCGTTATTGCGCCCCTGTCCCTCGCCCTGGTGGGAGGTGTCGTGGCCGCCGTTACCTACCGCTCGGTGAATCTCACCCTGACGCATGCCGCCGGGGACCTGCACGTCTCCCGCCAGGATTCTGCCTCTCCCACCCTGGGTGCACGGAATGTACGCGTACAAAACGGGAGCGCTCTGGTGAACGCCGCGCACGGAGCCGGCACGTGGAGGGTTGGCCTCAGCCCGAAGCTTCCAGTCAACCTCACCGTCCGCCACGAGGCAGGCGACATTTCCCTGAACCTGCGAGGCCTGAATGTGCCCAGTCTAAGCGTCCAGCAGACTGCAGGTGATGTGGACGTGCACCTGAGCGCCGCGCCGCTGTCAGGGAGCTTCGCGCTTGGACAGGGCGACCTTGTTCTCGCGCTACCGGCCGGCGTGGGTCTCAAGCTCAACGCCCGCGTCGGACAGGGTCACGTGAAATTCCAGGGCCGCCCTGTAGATGAGGGGATGAATGTCGCCGGAGTGTACCAGACGTCGAATTACGCGGCCGCCCGCACCAGAATAAACCTGACCGCGTCCCTGGAAACCGGTTCCGTGACCGTACGGTAAACCGCTGACCGTATTTAGCCCGTGTCTTGGATTAAGGGCGGGAGGTCAAGTGGGTGGTCGTTCCCCGCCTATCACTGGCCAGGGTGCTGATCATGCTGGATTGCACTTGGCGGCCTCGTTCTGGCAGCCAGGTGTGCTGGGGCTACCCAGGTCACGGTCGATGCCCGCGAGGTTGCCGCTGGTTCGGGCCAGTTGCACGGCATCCCGGTTGAACCCGGCGGTGTCGACTCTGCGGTTGATCATGATGGTGCCTCCTGTCGTCGGGCCTTATCTCCACCTACGCAAAACTGGGCTACCCACAGTCAACCGGCTTGAGGACGCAGGTCCCGGCATGCCAGGTGGTTCCCCGTCCACCAGCGAGGAGGCGGGGGAATAAGTCCTGAAGGCCGAAGGCGTTGAGAACTGGGGCTGGCGGGGGGTGCATGGTGGGGGTTCAGGATACGCCGGCAGGTCAGCATTTCAGCGTAGCTGAGACGACGTGGCGTGCGTGAATTCGTCCTCCGTCGGAGCTTGAAACACTACAGATGATCCGGAAATTCAGCGACAGTATGTCGACTGTCCGGCCGACACACGTTACTGATGCGATTGACCGACCAGCAATGGGCCGTCCTGGAGCCCCTCCTGCCTCAACCACGGAATCCTGGTGGGCCACCCTGGCCAGCGGACTAGCTTTTTTCAGGGCGCCAGCGGGTCACTGTTCCGGTCCGCCCGGGTCACCAGATCCTTCAGGCTGATCGCCGCCCGGTCCCGCTGCTCCTCGAACACATGACCGTAGATATCCAGGCTGATACTCGCCCGGCTGTGGCCCATGCGGTCCGCCAGCACCTTCGGGTCCAGCCCCTGGTAAATGGCCAGCGACGCGTACGTGTGCCGGATGTCATGAATCCGGATGCGCCGCACCTTCGCGCTGTCCAAAAGCACGTACCAGTCCCGCAGCAGGTTGCGCGGGTGGTAGACCGTCCCCACGGAAGTCGGGAACACCAGGCCGTGCTCCTGCCACTCGTCCCCGGCCGTGTCACGCTCCAGGGCTTGCCGGTCCCGGTGGACGCGCAGGGCGTCGAGCGTATCCGGAGGCAGGGGAATGCGGCGCCGGCTGGCTTTGGTCTTCGGTGTGGTCAGCGTGGCCTGGTTCCCGACCAGCACGCAGCTCTGCTGAACGTGAATCACGCCCCGCTGGATGTCACTCCAGCGCAGGCCGCACAACTCACCGCGGCGCATGCCGGTCGTCAGGGCCAGGTACACCAGGCCGTACAGCCGGTCGTCCAGGACGGCCGCGATCAGGGCCTGCACCTCGGACGGCTCCCACACCTGGAATTCGCGCCGGGCGACCTTCACGCGCTTCACGGCTTCGACCGGGTTGCGGTAGATCAGGCCCAGCTGCATGGCGTGCTTCATCGCGGTACCCAGCAGGGTCAGCGCGCCGGCCACGGTGGTGGGGGAGAGGGGTGGACCGGGCTCGGGGGGTGGATCGCCGGCCTTGCGTTTCCTGGTGCTGGGCTGCCGGCGGCTGGCGAGGAGGGTGGTCTGCCACTGCTGCACGTCGAGCGGGGTGAGCTTCTGGAGGTGCTTGAGGCCCAGGTGGGGGTTGACGTACAGCTTGATGATGTCCGCGCGTTTCTGAACGGTGCTGGCTTTCAGGTCGAGGGTGGTGTCGCGCATCCAGACGTCCATGAAGTCCTTGACGGTCATGCGGCTGGGGTCGACGAGGGCGTTTTCTTCCTTGAGGCGTTGGAGGACGCGGAGTTTCTCGCGGACCTGCTTCTGGGTTCTGCCGCGCACGCTCTTGCGTTTGGGGCGGCCGAGGCCGTCGGTCTGGACGGTGATCGAGGCGCGCCAGGTGCCGTCGGCCAATTGGTAGATGCTGCCCTCGCCGTTGGATCGTTTAGCCATTCCCGGACGCTCCCTGATC
This genomic interval carries:
- a CDS encoding LiaF domain-containing protein, which translates into the protein MSSHQSARFVIAPLSLALVGGVVAAVTYRSVNLTLTHAAGDLHVSRQDSASPTLGARNVRVQNGSALVNAAHGAGTWRVGLSPKLPVNLTVRHEAGDISLNLRGLNVPSLSVQQTAGDVDVHLSAAPLSGSFALGQGDLVLALPAGVGLKLNARVGQGHVKFQGRPVDEGMNVAGVYQTSNYAAARTRINLTASLETGSVTVR
- a CDS encoding SDR family NAD(P)-dependent oxidoreductase, which codes for MNVRFDGQTVIVTGAAHGFGRAISLAFAARGANVWACDVNDAGLRETEALSAEREAPLQVRTVDVSNREAVQALVKEASGGERVDVLVNNAGGVLGQVGRPLEQIGQDDWHAIFRVNLDGAFYFSQAVAPLMKARGAGRIVNISSGAGLGVSLTGIQAYASAKAAQIGLTRQLAHELGAWGITVNNVAPGFVRSNPTTERQWESYGEEGQRRLIDNIAMKRLGSPDDIAHAVLFFASEYAGWVTGQILSVDGGK
- a CDS encoding pyridoxal phosphate-dependent aminotransferase; translation: MHPSPPFQLSARVRTLKPSSTVGVLSRALELQRQGVDVITMSVGEPDFDTPPHIKAAAIAAIESGRTKYTPVNGLPELREAISAKFRDENGLTYAPEAVTVTNGGKQALYNAFFALLNPGDEVLIPSPYWVSYPEMVALTGALPVAVPTPPHSGFLLNPADLEARITPRTRMIVLNSPGNPTGAVFPPEVLRAVADLAQRHGIMIVTDEMYEHLVYDAEQVSIGRWAPEHTLTVTGASKAYAMTGWRIGYAGGPLPVIAAMHALQSQSTSGASSVSQYAAMAALTQREETAGFILTARAAYRERRDRLVAGLNALGLRTPTPQGAFYVLADTTPLHPDEGEAARLLLDEARVAVVPGTDFQAPGQVRLSFATSLETIEEALQRIAQLLGEQP
- a CDS encoding tyrosine-type recombinase/integrase, which encodes MAKRSNGEGSIYQLADGTWRASITVQTDGLGRPKRKSVRGRTQKQVREKLRVLQRLKEENALVDPSRMTVKDFMDVWMRDTTLDLKASTVQKRADIIKLYVNPHLGLKHLQKLTPLDVQQWQTTLLASRRQPSTRKRKAGDPPPEPGPPLSPTTVAGALTLLGTAMKHAMQLGLIYRNPVEAVKRVKVARREFQVWEPSEVQALIAAVLDDRLYGLVYLALTTGMRRGELCGLRWSDIQRGVIHVQQSCVLVGNQATLTTPKTKASRRRIPLPPDTLDALRVHRDRQALERDTAGDEWQEHGLVFPTSVGTVYHPRNLLRDWYVLLDSAKVRRIRIHDIRHTYASLAIYQGLDPKVLADRMGHSRASISLDIYGHVFEEQRDRAAISLKDLVTRADRNSDPLAP
- a CDS encoding dipeptidase, which encodes MDDVLTYLHEHYERHLEDLRAFVGIPSVSTEEQRAPDVRRAAEWVAARLGSAGLTDVLVHETPGHPVVTASWTNLPGAPTILIYGHYDVQPPDPLDRWDSPPFEATERDGKLFARGVSDDKAPMLIPIRVIEAFLKVHGALPVNVKLLFEGEEEIGSPHLGAFVRGHAAQLQADFVLSADGGMWRADVPTLTVSARGLTALEFTVRGPGRDLHSGRHGGGLHNPLHVIARMVASLHDPEGRVSVDGFYNDVSPLSPDIRADTAALPFSDETYLREVDAPGTFGEPGYSTLERQWYRPTLELNGLWGGYTGQGVKTVLPSEAHAKITCRLVPGQDPDRVRERIQDHLRLHAPPGVTVTFKGGGHGAPAYRIPPEHVGLRVAREALRSVYGQEPLMVGMGGSIPICDTFREALGMDTVFFSFAVGDENIHAPNEFFRLTRFQEGAQAWSAYFGALARSRDSVATAGG
- a CDS encoding succinylglutamate desuccinylase/aspartoacylase family protein — its product is MYDLIRSTPLGTTVRGVLDAPLAPETRVPYTVVRGLEDGPTLLVTAGVHGAEYASIDAAYLLAQTDPGTLHGTLVVLPIVNPSAFWQRSIYVNPIDRRNLNRLFPGRARGTYAEQLASWLHEEFLSHADALIDLHGGDLVEALEPFSVYVRGHEPSRQLALAVGLPHLIASESRGMTYEVSRTHGIPALIAEAGGQGLRGAADVALLVRGVHNGMRHLGMLSGDPEPRAEVTEHDAFAWLAAPAAGLWHPSVTAGALVSKGQELGTLRGMDGQDLQTFSAQDSGVVLFLVTSLAMNVGDPMLAIGVPASRPAESLPAAVGAVQAES
- a CDS encoding amidase, whose protein sequence is MPDFGVLFASIPQVAARYRAGTLSPVDVTRASLSRIEELNPALNAFITVTADLALAQAVHAETELRSGLDRGPLHGIPVALKDLTDTAGVRTTCGSRVLADHIPDKDADVTVRLREAGAVLLGKTNLLEFAYGIVHPDYGQTNNPWDVTRTSGGSSGGSAAAVAAGLCFAAFGTDTGGSIRIPAAYCGVTGFKPTYGLVRLDGVFPLSWSLDHGGPVARSSGDAALMLAALTGRPHNAAPRDLHGVRLGVLVEHTRGPEMQPGVAEVFERACDALRAAGAVLVQVRVPGLDLVEAAMMHVLQPEASAVHTAWLQQSPEKYAPDTRTQLEQGFEVSAVNHVRAQQFRRNLVRDFLAALTDVEAVLTPTVAWVAPHEDPVVSGDEGFAEARRTAPANLTGFPALSLNAGFSQGLPVGLQITTRPGEDARALSLGASVEALLNANRIPPLGSSPPFKRTAP
- a CDS encoding SDR family oxidoreductase; translation: MTRRSDGLAGKVAVVTGASSGIGAATALALAAHGASVVLVARREDRLQDLARQVQSTGGHAEVAVADIADEAQARLTVERAVSVFGRVDILVNNAGLMLLGPVTGADTTDWRRMIDVNLLGLMYTTHAAIPHMRTQGGGHIVNISSVSGRGASPTSAGYSASKWGVGGFSEGLRQEVRLDRIRVTVIEPGVVATELTDHITHQDTKVAYEGRIQTMIPLESEDIAAAVVYAVTQPERVNVNEILIRPLDQG
- a CDS encoding carboxypeptidase M32; the encoded protein is MNEFQQRSAEINDLLCVLNLLTWDTRTQMPPGGSHTRAQQTATLSGLTQQRLLDPAFERAAQAALSAAESGSVSARAAQQAIHAVSALKRVPVELTRDLALTKSAAQDAWADARAHSDFQRFAPHLTRMVDLQRRLADALGYGAHPYDALLNLYEPGLTTETLWELFSPLRTHHLSLLREVQAQPQPRLDFLARDYDISAQQVLALELAQAIGYDLPRGRLDASAHPFEISFTRADVRITTRYRPDFLPGALFGVLHEAGHAMYEQGVSPKLSRSVLTSDLLGLYAVGGASYGTHESQSRLWENRVGRSRAFWDQHYPRAQALFPSQLADVTVDEFHRAVNRVQPSLIRVNADELTYDLHIMLRVDIESALIAGDLQVQDLPEMWNARIESDLGLQVPDDARGVLQDIHWSAGLFGSFPTYTVGNIMAAQFFEAAHAALPDLDASLAQGEYRPLLTWLTEQVYQHGRTFTPHELLERTTGRGLDATPYLTYLSSKYRDLYGLTVEETA